Part of the Devosia sp. SL43 genome, CAGCCAATGTCCGTGGTGGCATGAAGGCGATATCGGACGCGTCCTATACTGAACCCATGCTCGACAACTGGCTGCGCCAGCGCGGCAAGGCGCTCTATACTGCCGATGGCAAGCTCGGCTTTGACGAGGCCGATGCCGTCGAATGGTACCAGCTCTGGGCCAAGCTGCGGGAAGCCGGCGTCTGCGTTTCCGCCGAAGACCAGGCGCTCGATACCGGCGCCGTGGAATCGACCATGCTCGTGCTGGGCAAAGCTGCGCTCATGCCGTCCAACTCCAACCAGCTCGTAGGCTACCAGGCCGTCGTGCAGGACAAGCTGGGCATGATCGGCTATCCGCGCATCGCGCCCGGCGTTGGTGGTGGTCACTACCGCAAGCCGTCCATGTTCTTCTCGGTTGCCGGCTCGTCCGCCAACAAGGAGGCAGCGGCCGACTTCCTCAACTTCTTCATCTCCGATGCGGAAGCGGTCAAGGCACTGGGCGTCGAACGCGGTATCCCCTGTGTTGCCGCGTCCCGCGATTTGGTTGCACCGACCCTCGACGAGCAGAGCCAGATCGCCCTGAACTTCGTGGCCAACCTGGGCGACCTACTTGGCCCGCTGCCGCCGCCGCCGCCGGCTGCTGCCGGTGAAGTCGATTCGTCGCTGATCCGTACGCTGGGTCAGGAAGTCGGCTTCGGCGCCAAGACGCCGGAACAGGCTGGTGCCGAACTCGTCACCGGCGCAACCGACATCCTCAGCCGAGCATAATGATATGACCGCGCGCTCCCTTCAATCGGGCGCTCCCGCAAGGGAGCGCGCGGCCACCCCCTCCCTTTGGTCCCGGATCTGGCAAAACGATGCCCCCGGATACCTGTTCCTGCTGCCCTGGCTGATCGGCTTCCTTGGCCTGACCATCGGGCCGATCATCACCTCGCTCTATCTGAGCTTCACCGATTTCGACCTGCTGACCTCGCCCGACTGGGTCGGCGCCGACAACTATGTCCGCATGCTCACTGCCGATCCCAAATTCTGGACGTCGATGCGCGTGACCATGATGTTCGTCATCTTTTCGGTTCCGCTCAAGCTCGCCTTCGCGCTTGCTGTGGCCATGCTGCTCAATCGCGGCATGCGAGGTCTGCCGCTCTATCGCGCGCTGTTCTATCTACCGAGCCTTTTGGGCGCCTCGGTGGCCATCGCCATCCTGTGGCGGCAGATCTTTGCGCGCGACGGCCTGGTCAACGACTTCCTGTCCATCTTCGGCATTGTCGGTCCGAGCTGGATCTCGAACCCGAATTATTCGCTCTGGACCATCATTATCCTCGCGATATGGCAGTTCGGTTCGCCGATGATCATTTTCCTCGCTGGCCTCAGGCAAATCCCGACCGACATGTATGAGGCGGCGAGTCTCGATGGCGCCAGCAAGTGGCGCCAGTTCATCAAGATCACGCTGCCGCTGCTGACCCCGGTCGTGTTCTTCAACGCCATCATCCAGACCATCGAGGCGTTCAAGAGCTTTACGCCGGCCTTCATCATCTCGGGCGGCACCGGCAATCCGATCAATTCGACGCTGTTCTACACGCTCTATCTCTACCAGGAGGCCTTCGGCTTCTTCCGCATGGGCTATGCCTCGGCTCTGGCCTGGGTGCTGCTGGCGCTGGTGGGCGTATTCACCGCCTTTTCGTTCCTGACGTCAAAGTACTGGGTGCACTACGATGAGTGATATCGCCCCAAAACTCACCGTGGTCGGCGAGCGCCAGCTGACGCCGACCCAGCGCAAGATCGTCTCGGTCTTGACTCACGTCGCGCTGATCGCGGTGTCGATCCTGATGCTCTATCCGCTGCTCTGGCTGCTGGCGGCATCGTTTCGTCCGGAAAACGAAATCTTCACCTCGGCCAGCATCTGGCCGTCCAGTTGGAGCATTGACTCCTATATCCGCGGCTGGAACGGCTTGCGCACCAGCTTTTCCACCTTCTACATCAACAGCTTCATCATTTCGGGCCTGTCGGTCGTCGGCAATGTGCTGGCCTGCTCGATGGCGGCCTTTGCCTTTGCCCGGCTGAACTTCAAGTTCAAGAACTTCTGGTTCGCCATGATGCTGATGACGCTCATGCTGCCCTACCAGGTGACGCTGATCCCGCAATATGTGCTGTTCCGCCAGCTCGGCTGGGTCAACACGTTCCTGCCCCTCGTGGTGCCAAAATTCCTTGCCGCCGACGGCTTCTTCATCTTCCTGATGGTGCAGTTCTTCCGCGGCCTGCCCAAGGAACTGGACGAAGCGGCCCAGATGGACGGCTGCTCGCCCTGGCGCATCTATTGGAAGATCATCATTCCGCTGTCCATGCCGGTGCTGGCCACTGCCGCAATCTTCACCTTCATCTGGACCTGGGACGATTTCTTCGGGCCGCTGATCTATCTCAGCGAGATGAAGACCTACACTGTCATGCTGGGCCTGCGCACCTTCACCGACTCGACCGGCGAAAGCGACTATGGCGGACTGTTCGCCATGAGCGTGCTGTCGATCGTGCCGATTTTCCTGTTTTTCCTGTTCTTCCAGCGACTGCTCATCGAGGGCATCGCCACTACCGGTATGAAACGCTAGACCTATGACCGATATCAAGTTTGCCGCCATCGGCATCAATCACGCCCATATCTATGGGCAGGTGGACTGCCTCAAGGATGCGGGCGCCCAGTTCGTCGCCTTCCATGCTGTCGAGGACGATCTCGCGGCGGCCTTCGGCGCCAAATATCCCGAGGCTAGGCGGGTCGGCGATCCGCGCGCCATCCTCGAGGATGCATCGATTGCCGTCGTGCTGACCTCGGCCATTCCGGCCGACCGTGCGGCGATTTCGATCGCGGCGATGCAGCACGGCAAGGACGTGCTAACCGACAAGCCTGGCATGACGACGTTTGCCCAGCTCGACGAGATCAGGCGCGTGCAGAAGGAAACCGGTCGCATCTATAGCGTGCTCTATTCCGAACATTTCGAGGTGCGCGCTACGGTTGAAGCCGGCAACCTGATCGCGCAGGGCGCCATCGGCAAGGTCATCAACACCGTGGGCCTGGGGCCGCACTCGCTGCGCCTCAACAATCGCCCGGACTGGTTCTTTGAGCGTCAGCGCTATGGCGGTATCCTCTGCGATATCGCCAGCCACCAGTTCGAGCAGTTCCTGTTCTTCTCCAATGCCATGGACGGCGAGGTCGTCTCGGCCACCGTTGCCAATCGCGGCCATCCGGAAAAGCCGGGCCTGCAGGATGTGGGCGACGCCCATGTGCGCGCCGAGGGCACGTCGGGCTATATCCGGGTCGACTGGTTCACGCCGACGGGCCTGCCCACCTGGGGGGACGGCCGGCTGACCATCCTTGGCACCGAGGGCTATATCGAGCTGCGCAAATATATCGACATCGCGGGCAAGCCGGGCACCGACCACCTGTTCATCGTCAATCGGGATGGCCCGCGCCATATCGACTGCTCGCAGGTCGATCGGCCCTTCGGGCGGCAGTTCCTCAATGACGTGCGTGACCGGACGGAAACGGCTATGCCTCAGGAACGCGCATTCAACGCGATGAAAATGGCGCTGACGGCGCAGCAACTGGCCGAACGCGGCACGGAGTGGGCACAATGAGCAAGGTCTTCAACGTCGCGGTAATCGGCGTCGGCATCGGCCGCAGCCATATCGTCGAGGGCTATGTGCCCAATGCCGACAAGTTCAAGGTGATGGCGCTCTGCGATCTCAATGTGGAGCGCATGGCCGGCGTTGCCGACGAATTCGGCATCGAGCGCCGCATGACCAAGTTCGAAGACGTCCTTGCCATGGACGATATCGACATCATCGACATCTGCACACCGCCGGGCCTGCACTTCTCGATGGTCACCGATGCGCTCAAGGCCGGCAAGCACGTGATCTGCGAAAAGCCGCTGGTCGGCTCCTTGGCCCAGGTCGATCAGATCATCGCGCTCGAAGAGCAGAGCAAGGGCCTCTTGATGCCCGTGTTCCAGTATCGCTTCGGCGATGGCATCGAGCAGGCCAAGGCGATCATCGATGCCGGCATTGCCGGCAAGCCATTCATGGGCACGGTCGAAACGCTGTGGCGGCGCGATGCGCCCTATTATGCCGTGCCGTGGCGCGGCAAGTGGGCGACCGAGCTGGGTGGAGTGCTGATGGGCCATGCCATCCACCCGCATGACCTGTTTACGTATCTCATGGGCGACATCAGCAACGTGTTCGGTCGTGTCGCCACCCGCGTCAATCCGATCGAGGTCGAAGACACCATCTCGGCCTCGCTGGTGATGAAGTCGGGCGCGCTGGCCAGCCTCACCGCCACGCTCGGCTCGGCCGACGATATGACCCGCATTCGCCTGGCCTTCGAGAATGTCAGCTTCGAGAGCGACCACGCCGCCTATAATCCCGGCGACAAGCTGTGGAAGATCATGCCGCGCAATCCCGAGACGGCGGCCAAGATCGAGGCGCTGCTGGCAAACTGGAAGCACGTCCCGAGCCGCTTTCAGACCCAGATGGCGCGCTTCCACGACGCGCTGGTCGGCATCAGACCGCTGCCGGTGACCAGCAAGGATTCCCGCCGCTCGCTCGAATTGGTGACAGCCTTCTATCATTCCTCGACCACGCATGAAGACGTGGTCCTGCCGATCGGCCCCGGCCATCCGCTCTATGAGAGCTGGGTGCCCGCCCAGTTCCGCGCTGCCTAGGAGACATCAATGGCCACCGATATCGAGCTGCGCAAAATCGAAAAGGCCTATGGCGACGTCAAGGTCATCCACGGCATCGACCTGACGATCGAGCCGGGTGATTTCACCGTCTTCGTCGGCCCCTCAGGCTGCGGCAAGTCCACCCTGCTGCGCATGATTGCCGGGCTCGAGCCGATCACCGGGGGTGACCTCCTGATCGATGGCCAGCGCATGAACGAGATCCCGGCCAGTAAGCGCGGCATCGCCATGGTGTTCCAGAGCTACGCGCTCTATCCGCATATGGACGTCTATCAGAACCTGGCCTTCGGGCTGGAGACGGCCAAGATGCCCAAGGCGGAAATCGCCCAGCGCGTGGCGCGGGCCGCCGAAATCCTCAAGATCGAGCCGCTGCTCAAGCGCAAGCCCAAGCAGCTCAGCGGTGGCCAGCGCCAGCGCGTCGCCATCGGTCGCGCCATTGTGCGCGAACCCCGGATTTTCCTGTTCGACGAGCCGCTGTCGAACCTTGATGCCGAACTGCGCGTGCAGATGCGCGTCGAGATCGCCAAGCTGCACAACGACTTGGGTAACACCATGATCTATGTGACCCATGACCAGGTCGAGGCCATGACCATGGCCGACAAGATCGTGGTGCTGCGTTCGGGCGTGATCGAGCAGGCCGGCGCGCCGCTCGAGCTCTATAACAATCCGCGCAACCTGTTCGTCGCCGGCTTCATCGGCTCGCCCAAGATGAACTTCCTGACGGCAAGTGCCGATGGCGCGGGCCTCAAGATTGCCGGCAATAGCGTGACGCTGCCGCGCAACGTGGCCGGCGCCACCACACTGGGCGTTCGTCCGGAACACATCACGCTCACCGAAGGCAGCGGCATCAAGCTGGCCGATGTGCGGGTCGATCTGGTGGAAAATCTGGGCGGCCAGACGGTGGTCTATGCCACGACAGCTGATAACCAGACGATCAACATCGTGCTCGAAGGCCAGCGGCCGGTCGAACTGGGCTCGACGGTCTCGGTCCATATTGATCCGGCACGGCTGCATCTGTTCAATGCGGACGGTAACGCCATCTAGCCAGCCGCACCTGCCGCTTGCGCTTGCGGCCCATCTCGGATGAGGTGAGGCCCACACTCTGCGTGAGGGACATCATGGCGACAAAGCCCAAGTCGAGCAAAACCTTCTCCGACGCCGAACTGGACGCGATGCAGGCGGCCAAGTCGGAGCGCAAGAAAGGCAAGAAGGGCGATGGCGAAGCTGACCTGCTCGCCAAGGTCGCCGAAATGGGCGACAGCGACCGTGCTATCGCCGAACGCCTGCATGCCCTGGTCAAGGAGCATGCCCCGTCCCTGTCGCCCAAGACCTGGTACGGCATGCCGGCCTGGGCCAATGCCGATGGCAAGGTGGTGTGCTTCTTCACCGCCGCCGGCAAGTTCGACACCCGCTATGCCAGTTTCGGGTTTCAGGAGGCCGCCACGCTCGACGACGGCGCCATGTGGCCCACCTCTTTCGCGCTGACCAAGCTGACGCCAGCCGATGAGAAGGTCATTGCCGGACTGATCCGGAAGGCCGTTGGCGCCTGATCGCTTGAATTCTCGCCTGTTGCTGTCGAAACTCAGCCTGCTGGCACGTCATGTCAGCAGGCATGGACTATTGTGCCTCGTCCTCGTGGTTCGAGGCTCGTGAAGAACTCGCACCTCACCATGAGGACGACTGGGGCCAATTATTGCTGGCAAGCAGTAGCCCTCATGGTGAGGCGGGAGCGCAGCGACCCTCGAACCACGAGGGCGTGCCCCCAACCTATGAGGACCTGCCCTTGACCACTCCTGATTACGGCTCGATCATCATTCGCGGCGCGCGCGAGAACAATCTCAAGAATGTGTCGCTGGATATTCCCAAGCGCCAGATCACGGTGTTCACCGGCGTTTCCGGCTCGGGCAAGTCGTCGCTGGTCTTCGGCACCATCGCGGCGGAAAGTCAGCGGCTGATCAACGAGACCTACCCGGCCTTCGTGCAGCAGTTCATGCCGCGCTATGGCCAGCCCGATGCCGACCAGTTGGAGAATA contains:
- a CDS encoding ABC transporter substrate-binding protein; the protein is MTISIDRRKFLMGSSALVAAGAAGVMPSWAQASNLRLTFWGGQARADRTYVVTDLYTAAKGTTVEGEFLAWNDYWPKLATQTAGGNAPDVIQMDYRYIVEYAKRNAIAPLDEFVGGVLDLSSFDADQLEGGKVDGKLYGISLGANSVATLINTAAFEEVGIEPPTNAWSYDDLMTIGEAFNSANVRGGMKAISDASYTEPMLDNWLRQRGKALYTADGKLGFDEADAVEWYQLWAKLREAGVCVSAEDQALDTGAVESTMLVLGKAALMPSNSNQLVGYQAVVQDKLGMIGYPRIAPGVGGGHYRKPSMFFSVAGSSANKEAAADFLNFFISDAEAVKALGVERGIPCVAASRDLVAPTLDEQSQIALNFVANLGDLLGPLPPPPPAAAGEVDSSLIRTLGQEVGFGAKTPEQAGAELVTGATDILSRA
- a CDS encoding Gfo/Idh/MocA family protein; this translates as MTDIKFAAIGINHAHIYGQVDCLKDAGAQFVAFHAVEDDLAAAFGAKYPEARRVGDPRAILEDASIAVVLTSAIPADRAAISIAAMQHGKDVLTDKPGMTTFAQLDEIRRVQKETGRIYSVLYSEHFEVRATVEAGNLIAQGAIGKVINTVGLGPHSLRLNNRPDWFFERQRYGGILCDIASHQFEQFLFFSNAMDGEVVSATVANRGHPEKPGLQDVGDAHVRAEGTSGYIRVDWFTPTGLPTWGDGRLTILGTEGYIELRKYIDIAGKPGTDHLFIVNRDGPRHIDCSQVDRPFGRQFLNDVRDRTETAMPQERAFNAMKMALTAQQLAERGTEWAQ
- a CDS encoding carbohydrate ABC transporter permease; protein product: MTARSLQSGAPARERAATPSLWSRIWQNDAPGYLFLLPWLIGFLGLTIGPIITSLYLSFTDFDLLTSPDWVGADNYVRMLTADPKFWTSMRVTMMFVIFSVPLKLAFALAVAMLLNRGMRGLPLYRALFYLPSLLGASVAIAILWRQIFARDGLVNDFLSIFGIVGPSWISNPNYSLWTIIILAIWQFGSPMIIFLAGLRQIPTDMYEAASLDGASKWRQFIKITLPLLTPVVFFNAIIQTIEAFKSFTPAFIISGGTGNPINSTLFYTLYLYQEAFGFFRMGYASALAWVLLALVGVFTAFSFLTSKYWVHYDE
- a CDS encoding ABC transporter ATP-binding protein — encoded protein: MATDIELRKIEKAYGDVKVIHGIDLTIEPGDFTVFVGPSGCGKSTLLRMIAGLEPITGGDLLIDGQRMNEIPASKRGIAMVFQSYALYPHMDVYQNLAFGLETAKMPKAEIAQRVARAAEILKIEPLLKRKPKQLSGGQRQRVAIGRAIVREPRIFLFDEPLSNLDAELRVQMRVEIAKLHNDLGNTMIYVTHDQVEAMTMADKIVVLRSGVIEQAGAPLELYNNPRNLFVAGFIGSPKMNFLTASADGAGLKIAGNSVTLPRNVAGATTLGVRPEHITLTEGSGIKLADVRVDLVENLGGQTVVYATTADNQTINIVLEGQRPVELGSTVSVHIDPARLHLFNADGNAI
- a CDS encoding iron chaperone, which encodes MATKPKSSKTFSDAELDAMQAAKSERKKGKKGDGEADLLAKVAEMGDSDRAIAERLHALVKEHAPSLSPKTWYGMPAWANADGKVVCFFTAAGKFDTRYASFGFQEAATLDDGAMWPTSFALTKLTPADEKVIAGLIRKAVGA
- a CDS encoding carbohydrate ABC transporter permease, whose amino-acid sequence is MLYPLLWLLAASFRPENEIFTSASIWPSSWSIDSYIRGWNGLRTSFSTFYINSFIISGLSVVGNVLACSMAAFAFARLNFKFKNFWFAMMLMTLMLPYQVTLIPQYVLFRQLGWVNTFLPLVVPKFLAADGFFIFLMVQFFRGLPKELDEAAQMDGCSPWRIYWKIIIPLSMPVLATAAIFTFIWTWDDFFGPLIYLSEMKTYTVMLGLRTFTDSTGESDYGGLFAMSVLSIVPIFLFFLFFQRLLIEGIATTGMKR
- a CDS encoding Gfo/Idh/MocA family protein, translated to MSKVFNVAVIGVGIGRSHIVEGYVPNADKFKVMALCDLNVERMAGVADEFGIERRMTKFEDVLAMDDIDIIDICTPPGLHFSMVTDALKAGKHVICEKPLVGSLAQVDQIIALEEQSKGLLMPVFQYRFGDGIEQAKAIIDAGIAGKPFMGTVETLWRRDAPYYAVPWRGKWATELGGVLMGHAIHPHDLFTYLMGDISNVFGRVATRVNPIEVEDTISASLVMKSGALASLTATLGSADDMTRIRLAFENVSFESDHAAYNPGDKLWKIMPRNPETAAKIEALLANWKHVPSRFQTQMARFHDALVGIRPLPVTSKDSRRSLELVTAFYHSSTTHEDVVLPIGPGHPLYESWVPAQFRAA